A genomic region of Macaca thibetana thibetana isolate TM-01 chromosome 14, ASM2454274v1, whole genome shotgun sequence contains the following coding sequences:
- the LOC126936466 gene encoding LOW QUALITY PROTEIN: olfactory receptor 688 (The sequence of the model RefSeq protein was modified relative to this genomic sequence to represent the inferred CDS: substituted 1 base at 1 genomic stop codon) → MLHLRCQLVIFQGTGWCLCYKVTIFVAAGEKQADAENKISHDMNIGLSIANSSGFQVSEFILMEFPGIHEWQHWLSLPLALLYFLALGANLLIIITIQHETMLHEPMYHLLGILAVVDIGLATTIMPKILAIFXFDAKAISLHECFAQIYAIHSFMCMDSGIFLCMAVDRYMTSCYPLQYTSIVTEAFVVKATLSVVLRNGLLTIPVPVLAAQRYYCSRNEIDHCLCSNLGVTSLACDDTTINRFYQLALVWVVVGSDMGLVFASYSLIIRSVLKLNSAKATSKALNTCSSHLILILFSYTAIIVVSVTHLEGRRVPLIPILLNVLHIIIPPALNPMVYALRTQELRVGLQKLLGLGEHVSRK, encoded by the coding sequence GCAGATGCTGAGAACAAAATATCTCATGATATGAATATTGGCCTAAGTATAGCCAATAGCTCAGGGTTTCAAGTGTCTGAGTTCATTCTGATGGAGTTCCCAGGCATTCATGAGTGGCAGCACTGGCTCTCTCTTCCCCTGGCTCTGCTCTACTTCTTAGCTCTTGGTGCCAATCTCCTCATCATAATCACCATTCAACATGAGACCATGCTACATGAACCCATGTACCATTTGCTGGGCATACTGGCAGTGGTGGACATTGGCCTGGCCACCACCATCATGCCCAAGATCCTGGCCATCTTCTGATTTGATGCCAAGGCCATCAGCCTCCATGAGTGTTTTGCTCAGATCTATGCCATCCACTCTTTCATGTGCATGGACTCAGGCATCTTCCTTTGCATGGCAGTGGATAGATATATGACCAGTTGTTATCCCCTTCAGTACACTTCCATAGTTACTGAAGCTTTTGTCGTCAAAGCCACACTGTCAGTAGTGCTCAGGAATGGCCTGTTGACCATCCCAGTGCCGGTATTGGCTGCCCAGCGATACTACTGCTCCAGGAATGAGATTGATCACTGCCTGTGCTCTAACTTGGGGGTCACAAGTCTGGCCTGTGATGACACCACCATCAACAGGTTTTACCAGCTGGCCTTGGTCTGGGTTGTGGTTGGGAGTGACATGGGTCTGGTCTTCGCTTCCTATTCTTTGATTATTCGCTCAGTGCTGAAGCTGAACTCTGCTAAAGCAACATCTAAGGCCCTGAATACCTGCAGCTCCCACCTTATCCTCATTCTCTTTTCCTACACAGCTATTATTGTAGTATCTGTCACTCACCTAGAAGGAAGAAGGGTTCCCCTCATCCCTATTCTCCTCAATGTGCTGCATATTATCATTCCCCCAGCCCTTAACCCCATGGTATATGCCCTTAGGACCCAGGAGCTGAGAGTGGGCTTACAGAAGCTGCTTGGTTTGGGCGAGCATGTGTCCAGGAAGTGA